CCACCCAAAGCAAAAATGACTTCTAGCCTAGTATGCCTCCGTAATCAGATAATTCAACACCTTGAATAGCTCTTACATTAGTGAAAGATTAAGCATGTACGCGAGGTCTTAACATCTTAAGAGAGCCTTGCTTGAAGCTATGCAATTGTCTAGAGAACATTTCCAGCACTTTGAGAGTTCATCCATTCCTTTCCGCCACAAATTAAGGCTTTACAAATGAATCCAACCGGGAAAAACCAAAGGCTTTTGGTGTAATTTGTCATCAAGTCCACTTTGATGTTTGGCAACCCTACAAATGAGAGACTTTAAAGATCCCTGATCATCAACAGTCTTGCTCACGTCTTGAAACTCAGTGAGATGGCTTCCTTTGTTTCTGAGTGTAACCTTAAAAGTGTATCACTCGGTAGATTTATTGGATATTTGTGGGGCTATATGTTTTTGGTTACAACTTCTGTTGTTTCAGTCATTATCCATACTATCTGGGGCTGATTGGAGTTGAAATCCTAACCACCTGGAAGACATTGGATCAGAGAGACATTGACCATTTAAACAATAACTTCCTgatcttcttattcacttttccATTTTGATGTGAAAATCCAAATTCTGCCAAAATTCTAGTTGCAGTAAAAGGTGAGGATGAAGGTGAAGATGGAGAAATGTTTGATGCACTGAATGTAGACTTTGGCTGTTTTCCACAGGGCTCTTGATGTGTTGCACAATTAGCCTACTCAATGCTGTTTTTCACGCTGGACTGCATACCTTCTCCACTTCCATCGTACCTCTACTGTCCCCCTTGCTGGTGGCATGGATGTCTTCCCTACGGGTGACCTCTTCTGGATGTTGATACTGACTGTCCCAGTTCTGGTGGTTCTCCTTGTGCTTTGTATTGATTGCCGGGACACTGAATTAGACAGTTAAGTCTTTTCTACCCTCTTTCCATTCCAGcacccaccctgaacattactATTCCTAAGGAGGCGGGTCTGATTTCTCAGGTCATCCTGGGGAATGTACAAACATCTTCTAATCTCATTGGtatgtatatttttctttcaacAGCACCGCCAATTGGTGATTATGAAGACAAGTGAGTCCATGTCTTGTCTAACTTAATTTGGCACAAAGTACGGATGGGTTGGGCAGAAAAGAAGTTTGTGTCTGCTTCTAAAATGTTCTCTTTTGCGACTCTAGTGGTTGAACAATTGGAGTACAGTTCTTAAAAGCACCCACCCATGTGTGATTCTGGGAGGTGTTGAAAAAAAGCAACACTGCCAAGTTTAAATCCAAGATAGATGAAGGTCAGCAGACTGGGAAGAATGATAGAGACAATGCCTGACCAGATGAACCGCTAGTTTGGTGGTCTCTATCTAAGGCTGTTTCACGTGTTGGACAgttttccagattatctggtcttCCTTGAATTACATGTGGGAATGTTCCAACATGCTTGGAGAGGCAGTAATCTGATTTGTGTCTTGGTATAAGCCAGAATTATAATACCATTCTGATACTACTCCCAAAATTCTGGAATGGAAAAAGAGATTCTGAAGTGAAGTTGGCTGGTGGAGTTTTTAGGAGGTGTTTAACAGGGGTTCGGGATGCCTTGTTCCCCACTCCAGTAATTTTGGAGGACTGCATTTCCAACCAAAAAACATCAAATTTCACCCCCAAATTGACCCAAATATTGTCAGGGGTGGGTAGAGATTGACCATAAATGGACTGCACTTTTCCTACTTCTGATTTAAGAGTTGACCAAATCTATCAATAATGCCTGTTTTACTTCCCAGGTCTTGCACTCATTTGTTCTTATTCCCACAGGCCCCCGACTACTTTCCGTCCTCAGACATTCAGGGTGGTGAGGCGTCCTCCCTGTGAGTAGCTCTCAGCTCTTCCTGTTTCAAAACTGACCTTACTTCTCCTGTCTGCTTCCTGTTCCTCCCCACTGTCAAATACTGGGAACTGATATGGCTGCGAGTCAGTCCATCCCATGAACTGGTAGCCCTGTGGCCAAGATTATTACATCTCTGACCCTCATTCTTTCCTAATATTATGCAGCCTTAAGGTTCCAGCCTTCAGATAACACGCAATTGAAAGTTCAAACCATATCCTCCCATATCCAAATGTATTCTCTAGGAGAAAAATCCAACCTTGAAGGATCAATATGTGCTTTCCTTTCCTCCACACCATGCTAAAGATGAATGTCAGTAACATAGCATATACTGTAACATAGTGATTCCAGTGGCtcatcttccaggtgttttggactctaactccccaAACCTTCAGCCTTATGTGAGATTTTATTAGTAGTAGTCCTTCATCAGGGGGGAGAAATTCCTACCACACAGACACAAACCAGGGAAGAAGCTGAGAGTTCTTCTCCCTTGTTGATGTCTTCAGTATGTGGACTTTAATTCTGCTTGTTAAATACAAAAAAGCATATTGTATTTTGGTCAATGATTCTAGGAGCTAGAAGTCCCAAATGCTTGGAAGACGTGGTTCTGGGAACATGCTGAATTACAGCATCAGCTATAGCAAATGCACTTTTAAATATGGGCATGAGTCAAGATACGGTTGCCACCGAAACGTGTGGCAATCTTTCCTTGAATCACCACCTTAGGCGTTCACTCACTACAGGCAGTTGCAAACACCGGCTTATCGTATATCACAGCCACTCCTTGGGCACCATGCAGTTATAGTATTATGATTATAATCTAACTGCCATGACTATTTTTTTTATGAAGTCCTGTGCTGTGTAGTTTTGTGACGCACCAGGACTCTCTAAATATCTAAAtatccttccctaaactacatttcacatAATTCTAtaggcagctaaagtggaatcaaatgCTATAACTCTACAACAACTCAAGCTCATTACTGGATCAGTTTTGATTATTCCCTCCGTTTAGGGCTGTATATCTAAAACAGGAGTAGGAACTGTgaattttccagatgtttttggattacaactctgaacaGCTCTAGCCAATACAGCCAGTCagtgctgggaattgcagttcagcaacatctcaAGAGGTTCATGATCTTTCACCACTGTTCTAGGCTCTTTGACTACATCTTCGTAATTGGTGGCAGTAAACAGATCTAAGCTTTGGTATAATTAATAGCAGATGTAAAGGTATTGAGAGAGCCAACATGTTGGCATAAATGTTGAACAACAatactggaaaccagggttcgatTTCTCACCTGGCCATGGTAACCTGTTGGGTGATATTGGGCGAAtgatagccaatgtttttatcaAAGAACACAGTCTCCACTCACatagtttctctcttctcccaacAATCCCCTCTGCCTTTCGCAGAAGTCAGTCCCTATCGAAAAATCTCTTCCTGTCTTCACCACATCAGTCCAACAGCACTTCCTTCTTCTcacattctcagccaatcatcGCCCATATGCAGAATCCTTCTCCATCATGCTTTCTGTATCTCTCACTCAGTCTTCTTACACATGCACCGTAACTTTCCTCTTATtgatgtgtgcctttaagtcatttttgATATATCACACAGTGTTCTTGGAAAGAttgcatttgccttcctctgaaggacTTCCTTAGGGCTAAAGGACTGGGAAAATATTTTCTCTAAACGAGGAATGAAAAACATACAGACTACAAGATAAtattggactataaatcccacaGTTTCCCACTATTGCTTGCACTGACAAAGAGCAgatgagagttgtaatccaacagcaACTTGAAGGCTACATGTTTCCCACTCCTACCCTCAACTTTTCCCAGCTTAATTCCTAGATTAATTCCCATAAAGTCAGCCCTGGCAGGACTTTCCGCTTCTAATCTATTACTTAAACGTAATGTAAAGTTGGCTAGGAACAATTAGTCCTGTTCCTGCTGTTGGCCATGGAGGAGAGCAAGATGCAGGGATTTTGCCCTGTTCTATTCATGACGGTTCTCTTCCCTTTCGATTTTCCAGCTCCACCTTGGTCTGCAATCCAGTCCCAACCAGACTTGAGAAGGTGAGAAAATGTCGAACATCAGTCCTTCCCACAACTCTGTATGATCTGTATGATCACATAAGTGCATATATCCTTTGGCTGAGCTTTATCTCCCACTGTCTCTGTTTTGTCTACGCAAGAAAGCAAATCTTTTCTGTGTACAGACAGTACCTAGATTACagacaagataggctctgtaggtttgttcttaagctgaatttgcttGTAAAtgggaacaagtacatttttaagtgtaactcctgccaaatatgtatgtatgtatgtatgttttggatagcatagggaagtgttgCCACtccagtggtgtttgttttgttgtttgtgcctctactcagaagattttaccttgtTTTTTTGTGCCTGTGACAacgggattttgaaaaaattagcttgttgtggaaacaagaatttttcttggtgataaagcttcagctgagacccTTTGTCCCATGATAACTActgcataacctattggaaaataactgcacccagtccctgggcacatatccttttggcaaatgttgaATCTCCATAAATATATGGaggccaccttttgaaaaccactaataataaaaagcatgaccttgttagatgCCAACTctctgaacaagtgatattcacaagcattaatgtaatgccACACAGGTAACTGAAGAattatgtctttaaactgccaaggataaagacatgccactacaaaaatatatttggttagcagaggatggttgtttctttgcaattGAAGTTGCCTAAAAGTTATACGCTccctttaaacctcttagtttaaaatacgtactcagagattttttttaaaaatgttctttgaaaaataaataacataccttgtttactcataaacgtgttaattcaccatacaggcacatttcttattaaagttcagttgtagatgggatgtagcttctctgtgttaagaacacaggatatcattcttaatagtccatagtctttagtatagttgtactcacagAAGTCCATAATCATACTGtatccattgaaatcctaaagcatacttctctattgaagtccaaacagcaacctgctttcattgaagaccaaataCATAGtgaatagtccaaaaatgtaacttttcctaaTTCTGTCCCCATCTATGCCTTGCTGCAAAGTTATTTGGGCCTTTTCACACAAGTActaatccacattttctcctcCATTGCTCATAGCAGATGCCCTCCATATAGTTTCTCCAATCAATCAACTACGCTCAAAGACGAAGTGGATAATGGTGAGTTGTGTGAAACCAACAAAGCAGGAGGAGGAGTGTGAAATCGTAGGCTAAAGAGAAGTATGATCTTCATGTTGTTGTTCAGCCTCAAGTATCACTAGTACTGGCCAAGATAGGGCtctaatcacacacacacaaaaatcacaaTTATAGAAAAAATTACTGAGAGGTGTGGCAGTTATTGTGTCCATACCAGTATGCTTCTGTCTGTTTCAACAATGAGAAAACAGACCAGTATGATAAATTCCATAGTAACAAttgaaaaatgaaagcaaaagtTAATCAAAATTTGAACAGCCGTAAATAAATACCTcctattgcaggcatgggcaaactctggccctccaggtattttgggcttcaactctcagaaatcccagccagtttaccagctgttaggaatcgtgagagtttaagcccaaaacacctggcgggccaaagtttgcccatgcctgttctatttgaatagggaaaaaaaagagaaagtggcCCTATTGTGGTTCCTTAATATAGAAAATCTGTAAATAACCCATTGGAGGAACTGAACTACAAATGAGGGAGCCACCAGCAGGAATTGGAGCCATTTGATAAACTTGGAGAAACTTGGCGGGTTTAATCGCTcaccttcttttctctccctgatcccactttttcatctgtttatttcttttcagaaagtATGCCCAGTTATGAAAATGAAGGTGAGTTGCAACCCGAGATTTGCCCTATTCTTCCTCTATTAAAATGCATCTTGGTTCACTTGTGGAAGCCTCAGCTATAATGTACTCTTGGGTTGATCTTGATGAGTAGTTATATGTTCGGAGTTTAATATAGGGCTGTTGCAACTTGAGCGGCTCCAAAAGTGTGAGCATATTTTCCATCTCTGTGCTTCTAGAACCACCTTTCATCCCTTTCAtccctgatgatgaagaaaacgaTGGCCCCGGGTACATGTAAGTATTGGGAATCAGGGTTAAACTTATTTTGGTCAATATAATCCAGACATTTCTAACAAGGATTTTTCAGATGTTGGCTTGAATACAACTCCCGTTGACTTCTGCCATCATGGTTCACAGTCATGGGTGGTAGTAGCTGTAGAGAAGtggtcccaacctttgggcctccaggtgttttggacttcaactcccacaattcctaacagctggtaagatggctgggatttttgagagttgaagcccaaaacacctgggtgcccaaaggttgggaagcactgctatAGACAGACACCATCTAGGGACCTCTGACATAATGGATTATGGTAGGAGATGCATTAATACAAATTTGATGTTTTCTATCAGTGTAGGGATGCATCTAAATGACACAATTGCAGCACTTTTGATGTCACTTCCTGCTATGGCTTTATCCTATGAACTCTTGGGATCATAGTTTTCCCAATGCACTTTGAATTCTCCCCTAGAGAAACCTGGACCTGCAGTTGAAGGACCGTACGACACATCCCAGGATGCTATGGGGCGTCACCTTTATAGTGGAAGTGATCCCGAAACTGCTATAATGCTTGTCCTTATGCCATATCATAAGAAGCAAAACTGCTGGCAGAAACATTGATATAGCATGGTGTTGTAGTTTGAATGTTTGAAACTGAGGTTTGATGCTCACTTGGCTATAGAAACTCAGTGGGATATTTTGTGCAAGTCTCACTCTAAAAGAAATacactgaacaaatcatgccaagaaacccctgtggtaggtttgccttaaggttgGAAATACCTTGAAAGAACACAGCAAAAACGACAAGGCATTGACAGTGTTTTGCCTTGAATGGCAACATTCAGAACCCCACAAGTGGCATTTCCATGATAcaacactttatgaaacctgtccccgctggtttgcttttaattactttgattttatctgcttggattttaatgtattatccattattttattttgtgtatcgttgaaatgttttaagtttttgtcaaatatgttgtgtcgttgtttcaggcttgtccctgttgtgagtcgccccgagtcccttcagggagatggggcgggatataaaaataaagatgatgatgatgatgatgattattattattattgatctgtTGCCAAGCTTCGAATGCGTCTCTAAACCATTCTTCCTTATTTTCCAACCTCACCAGCTTGGTGCTTCCTGATGTTCCAATTACAAATCAGAGAAATGAGGATCACGCTTCCTCAGGTAGGTCCCTCAACCCTGATACCTTAAAAACTTCTTTGTCTGCTTCTCCTAATTTAACAATGAGCCCTGCCCTTACCAGGGATGACAAATGCAGTCACACAGGAGATAGATTATTCCTACCTCTTTCCCACTGTTTAAAAAGTCAACTAGAACACCCAAAAAGAAAAGTTTGTCCTTTATAATAAGAGACAACATCTAACCCTGTACAAATGTCCTCTATTTGAGGATTGGAAATCCCTTATATATAGACCCAACGCGGTGCCACCAAAACCTGTATTTTGGCATGTGGGTGCTCATTAAAGCAGAAATTTGTGCATCATGGAATTTAGGAATGTGGACAATATattaattttacagagaaatGCAGGCTAGATGAACTGATATCAATATTTTCATTTGCTATTTTGACAGAACATAAACGTTTAAATAGCTACTTCCATCGTGCAtgtcttgtattgttgttttgtctATTCCTTATTGCTATTTTGTCAACCTGACAATACTCACCCAACATAAAAATCTTATTACAAAAACATAGTTGAAATCAGAAATTTGTCTTCTTGTATTGAGTATATCAGCCCTTTTGTACCTATTTTTTCATGTAGATTCCATTATGGATCAGTACGAGAATATGCCAGAATCTCAGCGGCATTCCGTTGGTAAGTGGAAAGGTAGTGGATGAATGTGGCTAGTGTAGTTGGCCAAAAGGGCAGAAGATGCTGAGATGTTTCAATAAGGAGGAGCCCTTTGATTGTCTGAGTAGAGGGCTATATAGCACAATACAGAATAGACGGCTGCCCTTCATGGTAGTTCTTTCCTTGGAAAAAGCAAGGGATGGGGGTAATAAAACTCGTTTGTCAAAATCTTGACTTGGAAATTTGCTATCAGTGAGGACTAGCATGAGTCCAAACTTCTGCAGTGAGCCAATTTGGGGAAAATTGCTGTATGTCGTTCTGATGCTTTTGGATGGAGTAGGGAAATGGGCATTTTTGCTGTAACTTGGTGTTAATGCAATTCATTCATCTTATCTTTG
This sequence is a window from Anolis carolinensis isolate JA03-04 chromosome 6, rAnoCar3.1.pri, whole genome shotgun sequence. Protein-coding genes within it:
- the lat gene encoding linker for activation of T-cells family member 1 isoform X1, translating into MDVFPTGDLFWMLILTVPVLVVLLVLCIDCRDTELDTPPIGDYEDKPPTTFRPQTFRVVRRPPSPPWSAIQSQPDLRSRCPPYSFSNQSTTLKDEVDNESMPSYENEEPPFIPFIPDDEENDGPGYILVLPDVPITNQRNEDHASSDSIMDQYENMPESQRHSVGEYVNILEPEATILEPCFPVGASDCTSDQESDDDIPDYENVCPGF
- the lat gene encoding linker for activation of T-cells family member 1 isoform X2, with protein sequence MDVFPTGDLFWMLILTVPVLVVLLVLCIDCRDTELDTPPIGDYEDKPPTTFRPQTFRVVRRPPSPPWSAIQSQPDLRRCPPYSFSNQSTTLKDEVDNESMPSYENEEPPFIPFIPDDEENDGPGYILVLPDVPITNQRNEDHASSDSIMDQYENMPESQRHSVGEYVNILEPEATILEPCFPVGASDCTSDQESDDDIPDYENVCPGF